GCGCAGCTGCTCGACGGTTCCGGCCGCGCCCAGGGTGCGCACGGCGCGCTCGGAGCCGGCCACGGTGACGCGCCCGCCCGGCAGGTTGTTGTTGACGCTGGTCAGGGCCTGGCTGACCTGGGCGGCCGTCACGCCAAAGGCCGACAGGCGCTGGGGATCGAGCTCGACGCGGATTTCGCGATCGACCCCGCCCGAGCGATTGACCTCGCCGACCCCGCCCATGGCCAGAAGGGCGCGGCTCATCTCGTTGTCGATGAACCAGCTGATCTCTTCCGGCGTCATCGTGGGCGAGCGCACCACATAGGTGATCAGGGCGTCGCCGGTGATGTCGATGCGCTGGACCGACGGCTCCTGCATGTCCTGGGGCAGGGAGGCGCGCACGCCGCTCATGGCGTTGCGCACGTCGTTGGTCGCGCGCTCGGTGTCGGTGCCCAGCTCGAACTCGATGCTGGTCGAGGACACGCCGTCGCTGACGTTGGAGTAGATGTGGCGCACGCCCGACAGGCCGGCGATGGAGTCCTCGATCAGGCGCGTGACCTGGACCTCCATCTCGGCCGGCGCCGCGCCGGGTCGCGCGGCGGTGACGGCGACCAGCGGAAAGTCGATGTCGGGGTTGTTGTTGATCCGCATCCCGGTGAAGCCGACGATCCCGGCCAGGGTCAGCAGAACAAACAGCAGAATGATCGGGATCGGGTTCTTGATCGCCCAGGACGAGATCTGGTTCATGGCCGCGCCTTACTTCGTCGCCGGTTGGACGGCCTGGGCGGGCTGTGCCGGCTGAGCCGGTTGCTGCGGCACGGCGACCCGGTCCCCGTCGTTCAGGAAGCCGGCCCCCTCGACCACCACACGGGCGCCGGCGGCCACGCCTTCGATCGCCGTCTGGGCGTCGGTGCGCGACAGCACCGTGATCGGCTGGAAGCGCACCGTGCTGTCGCCGTTCAGCAGAAACACGCCGGCGCGATTGTTGCGATAAAGCACCGAGCCGGTCGGCACGGTGGTGGCCGGCCGGGCGCCCACCGCGATTTCGGCGCGCGCGAACATGCCCGGACGCAGGGCGCTGCCGGGCTGCAGCGAAACGCGGGCGATGCCCAGGCGGGTCTCGGCGTTCACTTCGGGCGTGACGACCCGAACGGTTCCGGTGGTCTGGCCGGCCTCGCTGGAGGTGATGCTCGCCGACTGGCCCGCGCGGACCAGCGGCAGTTCGGTCTCGGGCACCTGGGCGTCCAGCTCCAGCCGGCCGTCGCGAACCATCCGGAACAGCTCGGTCCCCGCCGCGATGATCTGGCCGCGCGTGACGCTGCGGCTGACGATCAGGCCCGAGACAGGCGCGCGGATGGTGGCCTGCGACAGGCGGGTCTGGGTCTCCGACAGGGCGGCGCGCGCCGAGGCGACGCCTGCGCGCGAGGCTCTCTGATCGGCCAGCGCCGTGTCCAGAGCGGCCTGGGCCAGGAAGCCGCGCTCGCGCAGTTCCTGGGCGCGGGACAGGGCGGCGTCGTCGCGGGCGGCGTTGGCCTCGGCCGTCTGCACCGCCGCCTGCTGCTGGCGAAGCTGGGCGCGCAGCAGCGCATCATTCATCTGAACCAGGGGCTGGCCCTGGCGGACATAGGCGCCCTCGTCGACATAGACGGCCGTCGCGGTCAGGCCGCCGGTCTCGGCGCCGACGGGCACCTCTTCCCAGGCCGAAACGCTGCCGGAGGCGGTCACGGTGCGAGGCAGATTGCTCTGGCCGACCACCGCCGTGGTCACCGTTTGGCGAGACGCGCCCCCGGCGGCGCCCGCCTTTTCCTGGCCCGCCTTGTCCTCGCCGCCGCCGCAGGCGGCCAGCATCAGCACGCTGATCGCGGTCGTGAAGGCCAGGGCCGATCGGGTCATGGTCGCCACAGTGTTGTTCCTCGGATCTGGTGAGCAGGGCCTCGAGCACAGCCATAGCCGTTCGCGCAACCGCCCTCAAACGTGCAAGCGTCGCATTACCACACCTTAATGCGCTTCTGACGCCGCGCTTTGTGCGAACCGCCCGCCCATGCTACCGGCGCGCGGATGAGCAGCACCCCCGTCGAGCGCATCCGAAACTTCAGTGTGGTGGCCCACATCGACCACGGCAAGTCGACCCTGTCGGATCGGCTGATCCAGACGACGGGCGGGCTGACGGCGCGGGAGATGACCAGCCAGGTGCTGGACAACATGGAGATCGAGCAGGAGCGCGGGATCACCATCAAGGCGCAGACGGTCAGGCTGCACTACAAGGCGCAGGACGGGCTGGACTACGTCCTGAACCTGATGGACACGCCGGGGCACGTGGACTTCGCCTATGAGGTCAGCCGCTCGCTGGCGGCGTGCGAGGGCTCGCTTCTGGTGGTGGACGCGTCGCAGGGCGTCGAGGCCCAGACGCTGGCCAACGTCTATCAGGCCATCGAGAACAACCACGAGATCGTGCCGGTCCTGAACAAGGTGGACCTGCCCGCCGCCGAGCCCGACCGCGTGCGCGCCCAGATCGAGGACGTGATCGGCATCGACGCCTCCGACGCCGTGCTGGCCAGCGCCAAGTCGGGCCTGGGCATCGAGGACGTGCTGGAGGCCATCGTCACCCGCCTGCCCGCGCCCAAGGGCGACGTCAATGCGCCGCTGAAGGCCATGCTGGTCGACGCCTGGTACGATCCCTACCTGGGCGTGGTGCTGCTGGTGCGGGTGTTCGACGGCGTCTTGAAGACCGGCATGCGGGTCAAGATGATGCAGTCCGGCTCGACCCACCTGGTGGACCGCGTCGGCGTGTTTCTGCCCAAGAACACCCCGGTCGAGGCGCTCGGCCCCGGCGAGGTTGGCTTCATCACCGCCCAGATCAAGGAAGTGGCCCACGCCGCCGTTGGCGACACCATCACCGACGAGAAGAAACCGACGGCCGAGCCGCTGAAGGGCTTCAAGGAGGTGCAGTCGGTGGTGTTCTGCGGCCTGTTCCCCGTGGACGCCGCCGACTTCGAGGACCTGCGCGCCGCCATCGGCCGCCTGCGCCTGAACGACGCCTCCTTCACCTTCGAGATGGAGAGCTCGGCCGCGCTGGGCTTCGGCTTCCGCTGCGGCTTCTTGGGATTGCTGCACCTGGAGATCATCCAGGAGCGCCTGAGCCGCGAGTTCAACCTGGACCTGATCGCGACCGCCCCCAGCGTGGTCTACAAGATCATCCAGCGCGACGGGACCGAGATCGACCTGCACAACCCCGCCGACCTGCCCGACGTGATGCAGATCGAAAGCATCGCCGAACCCTGGATCAAGGCCACCATCCTGACGCCCGACGAATACCTGGGCGGGGTGATCAAGCTGTGCCAGGACCGCCGGGGCGAGCAAAAGGAGCTGTCCTACGTCGGCAGCCGCGCCATGGTGGTCTATGAGCTGCCGCTGAACGAGGTGGTGTTCGACTTCTATGACCGGCTGAAGTCGATCTCGAAGGGCTACGCCAGCTTCGACTATGAGTTGACGGACTACAAGCAGGGCGACCTGGTCAAGATGTCGATCCTGGTCAACGCCGAGCCGGTCGACGCCCTGTCCATGCTGGTCCACCGCCAGCGCGCCGAAACGCGCGGCCGCGGCATGGTGGAGAAGATGAAGGAGCTGATCCCGCCCCACCTGTTCCAAATCCCGATCCAGGCCGCCATCGGCGGCAAGATCATCGCCCGCGAAACCGTCCGCGCCCTGCGAAAGGACGTGACCTCCAAATGCTACGGCGGCGACGCCACCCGCAAGAAGAAGCTGCTGGAAAAGCAAAAGGCCGGCAAGAAGCGCATGCGCCAGTTCGGCAAGGTCGAAATCCCGCAGGAAGCCTTCATCGCGGCGTTGAAGATGGACGAGGATTGAGCATGGCAGATGAGATGACCGAATCCCTCGTCGTAGCTGCCCGTCGTCGCTTCCATGCTGGTATGATCCAAGCAGGATTGTTGACGACCAATGAAAAAGGAGTGGCTAGCATTGCCGATTCCGCGTCGGCGTCTAGTCGTGATATTTCCCGGTTGTTTCTCACCAAGATAGGCAACGAAGCACTTGGTGCGCGCCTTGCAGGTCAAACCGCAGGGCGTGGATTTGAAGATTTTGTGAGAACATTCTTAGCCGAGATATTCCCACGTCTGTCCATGGTCAGGTGTGGTGATTTCGAGATAGCATCCGGTGGATTGATCTCGACCTACGATCAGTATGCTCATCTAACGGCCGTCGAGAGAGCTGTTCAGAACGATGCTGATCTCAGAGTGGCGATGGGGCGCGACTATATCATACGCCCTGACGTCGTCATCTATCGAAACCCGGTCTCCGACGAGATGTTAAACGCCTCCGAGAGCATCGTTGAAGATGAATTCGCGCGTCACACGCCTTTACGCCAGCGGAACGGCGGTGA
The genomic region above belongs to Brevundimonas sp. PAMC22021 and contains:
- a CDS encoding efflux RND transporter periplasmic adaptor subunit — translated: MTRSALAFTTAISVLMLAACGGGEDKAGQEKAGAAGGASRQTVTTAVVGQSNLPRTVTASGSVSAWEEVPVGAETGGLTATAVYVDEGAYVRQGQPLVQMNDALLRAQLRQQQAAVQTAEANAARDDAALSRAQELRERGFLAQAALDTALADQRASRAGVASARAALSETQTRLSQATIRAPVSGLIVSRSVTRGQIIAAGTELFRMVRDGRLELDAQVPETELPLVRAGQSASITSSEAGQTTGTVRVVTPEVNAETRLGIARVSLQPGSALRPGMFARAEIAVGARPATTVPTGSVLYRNNRAGVFLLNGDSTVRFQPITVLSRTDAQTAIEGVAAGARVVVEGAGFLNDGDRVAVPQQPAQPAQPAQAVQPATK
- the lepA gene encoding translation elongation factor 4, whose protein sequence is MSSTPVERIRNFSVVAHIDHGKSTLSDRLIQTTGGLTAREMTSQVLDNMEIEQERGITIKAQTVRLHYKAQDGLDYVLNLMDTPGHVDFAYEVSRSLAACEGSLLVVDASQGVEAQTLANVYQAIENNHEIVPVLNKVDLPAAEPDRVRAQIEDVIGIDASDAVLASAKSGLGIEDVLEAIVTRLPAPKGDVNAPLKAMLVDAWYDPYLGVVLLVRVFDGVLKTGMRVKMMQSGSTHLVDRVGVFLPKNTPVEALGPGEVGFITAQIKEVAHAAVGDTITDEKKPTAEPLKGFKEVQSVVFCGLFPVDAADFEDLRAAIGRLRLNDASFTFEMESSAALGFGFRCGFLGLLHLEIIQERLSREFNLDLIATAPSVVYKIIQRDGTEIDLHNPADLPDVMQIESIAEPWIKATILTPDEYLGGVIKLCQDRRGEQKELSYVGSRAMVVYELPLNEVVFDFYDRLKSISKGYASFDYELTDYKQGDLVKMSILVNAEPVDALSMLVHRQRAETRGRGMVEKMKELIPPHLFQIPIQAAIGGKIIARETVRALRKDVTSKCYGGDATRKKKLLEKQKAGKKRMRQFGKVEIPQEAFIAALKMDED
- a CDS encoding NgoMIV family type II restriction endonuclease — its product is MTESLVVAARRRFHAGMIQAGLLTTNEKGVASIADSASASSRDISRLFLTKIGNEALGARLAGQTAGRGFEDFVRTFLAEIFPRLSMVRCGDFEIASGGLISTYDQYAHLTAVERAVQNDADLRVAMGRDYIIRPDVVIYRNPVSDEMLNASESIVEDEFARHTPLRQRNGGDPILHASVSCKWTIRSDRAQNARSEALNLIRNRKGKLPHIAVVTAEPLMSRIASLALGTGDIDCVYHIGLPELGAATSERGSEEAQDLFRMMSDGRRLRDISDLPFDLAV